In Stomoxys calcitrans chromosome 2, idStoCalc2.1, whole genome shotgun sequence, the following proteins share a genomic window:
- the LOC106089018 gene encoding uncharacterized protein LOC106089018: MYKVFIASCLVLAVHSAMGQHQDYTTPVPILKQINKHNSDGSYTYGYEAADKSFKIETKYPNGEVYGKYGYVDDQGQVREIEYGASRRGFEPAGSDINVPPPTLTASKSTPLGPNEIDDGQYREDPAEYYKDQKFNRPVAASKFSLNQPSYQQPRPQPAYNPAPAPYNPAPAPYRPPAPAPAPYRPSAPQYYNPPQQPQPQQHYQPSYYQPPAPQPQYNPYNPNSQPSHFHPAVKSLDIWSGSYSLDYTGRK, from the exons TTCATTGCATCTTGTCTTGTGCTAGCCGTCCACAGTGCCATGGGGCAGCATCAGGATTACACAACACCAGTaccgattttgaagcaaatcaATAAACATAACTCCGATGGCTCCTATACATACGGATATGAGGCGGCGGACAAAAGTTTTAAAATCGAAACGAAGTATCCAAATGGAGAAGTCTATGGCAAATATGGATACGTAGATGACCAGGGTCAGGTGCGTGAAATTGAATATGGAGCAAGTAGACGTGGATTTGAACCGGCAG GCAGTGACATAAATGTCCCCCCACCCACGTTAACTGCTAGCAAATCCACCCCATTGGGCCCTAATGAGATTGACGATGGCCAATACCGCGAAGATCCAGCCGAATACTACAAGGATCAGAAATTCAATCGTCCAGTGGCAGCCAGCAAATTTAGCCTTAATCAACCGTCTTACCAACAACCAAGACCACAGCCTGCATACAATCCAGCTCCAGCTCCATACAACCCTGCGCCAGCTCCCTACAGAccaccagcaccagcaccagctCCCTACAGACCATCAGCACCACAATACTATAATCCACCACAACAGCCTCAACCACAACAACATTACCAGCCCTCGTATTATCAACCTCCAGCACCTCAGCCTCAATATAATCCTTACAATCCCAATAGTCAACCCAGTCACTTTCATCCTGCTGTCAAGAGCCTAGACATTTGGAGCGGTTCATATAGTTTGGACTATACGGGACGAAAATAG